One window from the genome of Gavia stellata isolate bGavSte3 chromosome 10, bGavSte3.hap2, whole genome shotgun sequence encodes:
- the LOC104261081 gene encoding vitellogenin-2, which produces MKGLILALVLALVGGQKQDLEPVFHTGKTYLYGYKSFILHGLPGRGLAMAGVRLTCKLEISCVSHSDHLLQIRSPKLEEYNGFWPTDPFTPSSRLTETIAACFSQAFKFEYTEGRVGSIFAPEDCPILCTNLVRGILNIMQITIKKTQNVYELQEAGIEGICQTRYVIQDDSKNNRATISKSKDLTDCQEKAVKNMGMAYIRPCPTCPLKVRNIKGTVMFTYKMKYDDSGALMTSATSEQVYQISPFNEPNGAAVMEARQELSLVDIKRTPISAPKTQLQNQGSLRYHFAGELLQMPIPLIRIKNPDLQLTETLQQLVQNNEEGATKEALVKFLQMVQLFRTVTLDQIESLWERFANDPPYRPWFLSAICAAGATDTFRFLKQKIHDEKLNIWEAAVTLPLAFHFVTPNEQTLGVASSFLTCPQIQKAPMLRILVYLGYGSMVNKYCAQSSLCPNELLQPLHDLATEAASKGDAKDMALALKAIGNAGEPASIKRILKFLPTFSPAAASLPNRIHADAVLALRKIARKDPAKVREISLQVFMDNTLAPNVRMVACVVLFETKPALPTVTAMASSLLTEPSLQVASFTYSHMKALAVGRIPQLYNLSAACNIAIKLLSPRLDRLSYRYSKVIHVGDYSSEYQAGAIWRVYLMNSPSTMFPSDIITKVRGYYANTATDIIEVALRSQSLTKLIRKQNIPFAEYDTYKTLKELRKTLLGWKELPLEAPLVSAYVKVLGQEIAFVDIDKDAIQQTMTSLTGSSNWQPVVKKVVEEVQRGISGRWTLPAMVGELRHIVPTVVGMPLELSLCGAALAQAAANVDIQISPPLSDNFKPSQLLETNVDIHADIKPKAYFHMIAMMGINTQYFQSGLEFRAEFSANTTMKFDARINMKEKNLKIETPPCHQEVELAAVRSEVYAISRNKEEVDSEKKSQLLPKREVPSISGQPFQPSERSSRPGSWKQNDIPSVISKGYQQGSEEAHHHSVGGRFYAHVFCRKFETLGCSACLSLKSRNSAFLRNTYLHKLVGELEAKIGLKPVHTDADIDKIQLVIQAGSKAASKIIDVASSGSKEEDETSLYEGIQAKLKKILGIENVFKVTNKTRHRTKRIDRKDKTAVTELWAESSATPPSSSSSSSTASSADGKEPGNEHKKDERRQSRKKRGSSSKSSSRSSSGRRSSGSSSSSATSKICSSSGEDRHCSGDSEYSNQQANLPVYRFWFKPADEQDPGREVLNSSISSSSSSASDEGISRAMSQPKFLGDSQPPILAAVLRAIHRNKQPTGFQLVLYTDTQPMRPRIQMFVSRITGSSRWKLCADASVKNSHKVSGSLKWGEDCQDYQIATQIATGQFAAYPAIQMKLEWPKVPSIVRTTARWFYSFLPGAAYVLGYSQREQRGPSHQATLVMALTSPRTCDVVLKLPELTIYDRAIRLPLPFPSSPGSPISTLPSPNQNVFSQATLSIIENLKARCSVFQSTITTFNGVEFNYSMPANCYHVLVQDCSPELKFLVMVKRLEEPADLTAINIRLASHEVDMYVSNGLIQLKINGVQVPTDVPYTSNSDASLLISSEKEGLSLKAPDYGIDKLYYDGHRLEVQVAFWMAGKTCGICGKYDAEKEREYQMPSGYLAKDAVSFGQSWIISEDPCAGACKLQRKFVKIEKPVPFEKTAAKCFSVEPVLHCVEGCSATRTVPVSVGFHCVPADSALNLEGQIRLAQKSEDVVSTVSAHMACSCERQSCPA; this is translated from the exons GTATGAACTACaggag GCTGGGATTGAAGGCATCTGCCAAACCAGATACGTTATCCAGGACGACAGCAAGAATAACCGTGCCACCATTTCCAAAAGCAAGGACCTGACGGACTGCCAGGAGAAAGCGGTGAAGAACATGGGAATGGCATATATCCGCCCCTGCCCCACCTGCCCCCTG AAAGTCAGAAACATTAAGGGCACGGTAATGTTCACTTACAAGATGAAGTATGATGACAGCGGGGCCTTGATGACATCTGCTACGTCCGAGCAGGTGTACCAGATCTCTCCTTTCAACGAACCCAACGGAGCAGCAGTCATGGAGGCAAG ACAAGAACTGTCTTTGGTCGACATTAAAAGAACTCCCATCAGTGCACCAAAAACTCAGCTGCAAAACCAGGGGAGTCTTCGTTACCATTTCGCAGGAGAGTTACTCCAGATGCCAATTCCTCTAATAAGGATTAAAAATCCAGATTTGCAG TTAACAGAAACACTGCAGCAATTAGTTCAGAATAACGAGGAAGGAGCCACTAAAGAAGCTTTAGTCAAGTTCTTACAAATGGTCCAGCTTTTTCGTACAGTGACCCTTGATCAAATTGAGTCTCTGTGGGAGCGGTTTGCCAATGACCCTCCCTACAG GCCCTGGTTCCTGAGTGCCatctgtgctgctggagctACTGACACATTCAGATTCCTGAAGCAAAAAATTCATGATGAGAAGCTGAACATCTGGGAAGCAGCTGTGACTCTCCCTCTCGCCTTCCATTTTGTTACACCCAACGAGCAAACCCTAGGAGTTGCCTCA tcttTTCTGACCTGTCCCCAAATCCAGAAAGCACCAATGCTACGAATACTTGTTTACCTGGGATATGGAAGCATGGTAAATAAATACTGTGCTCAGTCTTCACTTTGTCCAAATGAACTACTTCAG CCACTCCACGACCTTGCTACTGAAGCCGCCAGCAAAGGCGATGCCAAAGATATGGCCTTGGCCCTGAAAGCCATCGGCAATGCAGGAGAGCCAGCCAGCATCAAACGCATCTTGAAGTTCTTGCCAACATTTTCACCTGCTGCAGCTTCATTACCAAACAGAATTCATGCTGATGCTGTGTTGGCCTTGAGGAAAATTGCCAGAAAAGACCCTGCAAAA GTAAGGGAGATCTCCCTCCAGGTCTTTATGGACAACACACTTGCTCCTAACGTCCGAATGGTGGCTTGTGTTGTCCTCTTCGAAACTAAGCCTGCTCTTCCAACTGTAACAGCTATGGCCAGCTCGCTGCTGACGGAGCCCAGCTTACAAGTAGCCAGTTTCACATATTCACACATGAAGGCTTTAGCAGTAGGCAGGATCCCACAGCTCTATAATCT ATCTGCTGCTTGCAACATTGCCATTAAACTACTGAGCCCCAGACTTGACAGGCTGAGCTATCGTTACAGCAAGGTCATTCATGTCGGCGATTATTCCT CTGAATATCAGGCTGGTGCCATTTGGAGGGTCTATCTAATGAACAGTCCCAGCACCATGTTTCCATCCGATATAATCACAAAAGTAAGAGGATATTATGCAAATACTGCAACGGATATTATCGAG GTGGCTCTCCGGTCACAAAGCCTAACCAAGCTTATCAGGAAGCAGAATATTCCCTTTGCTGAGTATGATACATACAAGACACTGAAGGAACTCCGTAAAACG CTTCTGGGATGGAAAGAACTGCCTCTCGAAGCCCCTCTGGTGTCCGCATACGTCAAAGTATTGGGCCAAGAGATCGCCTTTGTTGACATTGATAAAGATGCCATTCAGCAGACCATGACG AGCCTAACTGGATCATCAAACTGGCAGCCGGTGGTGAAAAAAGTGGTGGAAGAGGTCCAGCGAGGCATTTCAGGCCGATGGACCCTGCCGGCGATGGTGGGCGAGCTGCGGCACATTGTCCCCACGGTGGTTGGCATGCCGCTGGAGCTCAGTCTGTGCGGCGCCGCGCTGGCCCAGGCTGCGGCCAACG TGGATATACAGATATCACCACCGTTATCTGACAATTTTAAACCTTCACAGTTGTTGGAAACCAACGTGGATATTCATGCTGACATCAAGCCAAA GGCATATTTTCATATGATTGCAATGATGGGGATTAATACACAATACTTTCAGAGTGGTCTTGAATTTCGTGCAGAGTTCAGTGCCAACACTACAATGAAATTTGATGCTAGGAtaaatatgaaagagaaaaatttgaaGATTGAAACCCCTCCCTGCCATCAGGAGGTTGAGCTCGCAGCTGTGAG GAGTGAAGTTTATGCTATTTCAAGGAACAAGGAAGAAGTAGATTCCGAAAAGAaatcccagcttctccccaaAAGAGAAGTACCAAGCATCTCTGGCCAGCCATTTCAGCCATCAGAAAGGTCTTCAAGACCTGGCAGCTGGAAG CAAAACGATATTCCTAGTGTGATATCCAAAGGATACCAGCAAGGTTCAGAAGAGGCACATCACCACAGTGTAGGAGGAAGATTTTATGCACACGTCTTCTGTAGAAAATTTGAGACTTTGGGATGTTCTGCTTGTCTCAGCCTAAAGTCACGAAATTCTGCTTTCTTAAGAAATACCTATTTGCACAAATTAGTTGGAGAACTTGAAGCCAAAATAGGTTTGAAGCCAG TTCACACAGATGCTGATATTGACAAAATACAGCTGGTGATTCAGGCAGGATCCAAAGCAGCTTCCAAAATAATTGATGTAGCAAGCTCAGGATCTAAGGAAGAGGATGAGACATCTCTGTATGAGGGCAttcaagctaaactgaagaagATTCTAGGCATTGAAAATGTGTTCAAG GTCACAAATAAAACACGGCACCGTACGAAACGGATTGACAGAAAAGACAAGACTGCAGTTACAGAGCTCTGGGCAGAATCCAGTGCAACCCCCCCCTCCAGTTCAtcctcttcttccactgcttcctCTGCTGATGGTAAAGAGCCTGGAAATGAACAcaagaaagatgaaagaaggCAATCTAGGAAGAAgcgtggcagcagcagcaagagcagcagcaggagcagcagtggcaggagaagcagtggcagcagcagcagctccgcTACCAGTAAAATTTGCAGCAGCAGTGGAGAAGACAGGCACTGCAGTGGGGACAGTGAATATTCCAACCAACAG GCAAATCTACCTGTTTACCGGTTTTGGTTCaagccagcagatgaacag GACCCAGGAAGGGAAGTCCTAAACAGCAGCATcagctcctcctcttcttcagctAGTGATGAAGGCATCTCTAGAGCCATGTCTCAG CCTAAATTCTTGGGAGACAGCCAGCCGCCAATACTGGCTGCAGTCCTTCGTGCCATCCACAGAAACAAGCAGCCAACGGGATTCCAGCTTGTACTTTACACCGATACACAACCCATGAGACCAAGGATACAGATGTTTGTTTCACGCATCACAGGATCAAGTAGATGGAAACTCTGTGCTGATGCTTCTGTAAAAAATTCCCATAAAGTATCG GGTTCTCTTAAATGGGGTGAAGATTGCCAGGATTACCAGATTGCTACTCAGATTGCAACAGGGCAATTTGCTGCTTATCCAGCTATTCAGATGAAGCTGGAGTGGCCAAAAGTACCTTCAATAGTCCGAACAACTGCAAGATG GTTCTACTCATTTCTTCCAGGAGCTGCGTATGTGCTTGGGTATTCCCAGAGGGAACAGCGTGGTCCCTCTCACCAGGCAACCTTGGTTATGGCTCTGACATCTCCAAGAACCTGTGATGTGGTCCTCAAGCTACCTGAG CTCACAATATACGACAGAGCCATCAGGcttcccctgcctttcccttCAAGTCCAGGTTCACCGATTTCAACGCTACCATCCCCTAACCAGAATGTCTTTTCCCAAGCAACACTTTCAATCATTGAAAACCTTAAAG ctcgTTGTTCAGTTTTCCAAAGTACGATCACAACCTTTAATGGAGTTGAATTTAACTATTCGATGCCTGCAAATTGCTACCATGTCTTGGTGCAGGACTGTAGTCCAGAACTGAAATTCCTGGTGATGGTGAAAAGACTTGAAGAGCCTGCTGACCTTACAGCAATAAATATCAGACTTGCCAGCCA TGAGGTTGACATGTATGTTTCCAATGGACTCATCCAGTTGAAGATTAATGGTGTTCAAGTCCCAACAGATGTTCCATACACATCTAATTCTG ATGCAAGCCTGCTGATCAGCAGCGAAAAGGAAGGCCTGTCACTAAAAGCCCCAGATTATGGCATAGATAAACTATATTATGATGGGCATAGACttgag GTTCAGGTTGCTTTCTGGATGGCTGGAAAAACATGTGGTATTTGTGGAAAATATGATGCTGAGAAGGAAAGGGAGTATCAAATGCCCAGTGGATATCTAGCTAAAGATGCAGTGAGTTTTGGTCAGTCCTGGATCATCTCAGAAGACCCCTGTGCTGGAG CTTGTAAGCTGCAGCGCAAATTTGTCAAAATTGAGAAGCCAGTTCCATTTGAGAAGACGGCAGCAAAATGCTTCTCCGTGGAGCCAGTTCTGCACTGCGTAGAAGGCTGTTCAGCAACCAGGACTGTTCCCGTCTCCGTGGGCTTCCACTGCGTACCAGCTG ACTCCGCTCTCAACCTGGAAGGGCAGATTAGGCTAGCCCAGAAATCCGAGGACGTCGTGAGCACGGTTTCTGCTCATATGGCGTGTTCCTGTGAGCGACAGTCGTGCCCAGCGTGA
- the CTBS gene encoding di-N-acetylchitobiase, with the protein MGRPWRRWVLPLGLLQLLGRLAAGACPCQDPRLCHPITGTGGFEVFVFDVGKETWKSYDWSKITTVAAFGKYDPELVCYAHSKGSRIVLKGDVPLKEIVDPARRAAWISQQVDLAKRQYMDGINIDIEQEVNETSPEYYALTELVKETTDAFHREIPGSQVTFDVAWSPACIDKRCYNYTGIADACDFLFVMSYDEQSQIWTDCIAKANAPYLQTLVGYEEYITMGIDPKKLVMGVPWYGYDYVCQNLSKDHVCSLSKVPFRGAPCSDAAGRQVPYRAIMKQVNSSFSGVLWDEVQKSPFYEYKDSLGHFHQVWYDDPHSISLKAAYVKNRGLRGIGMWNGNSLDYSREAVAEQQTEAMWQALIP; encoded by the exons ATGGGGCGGCCGTGGCGCCGGTGGGTGCTGCCGCTcggcctcctgcagctgctgggccGCCTCGCCGCCGGTGCGTGCCCCTGCCAGGACCCGCGGCTCTGCCACCCCATCACGGGCACCGGCGGCTTCGAG GTCTTCGTGTTCGATGTGGGAAAGGAAACCTGGAAATCCTACGACTGGTCAAAAATTACAACTGTGGCGGCTTTCGGAAAGTACGATCCTGAGCTCGTGTGCTATGCTCACTCTAAAGGCTCCAGGATAGTACTGAAAG GTGATGTACCTCTTAAGGAAATCGTTGATCCTGCTAGAAGAGCAGCGTGGATATCCCAACAGGTGGACCTTGCAAAAAGACAGTATATGGATGGTATTAACATAGATATAGAGCAAGAAGTTAATGAAACCTCCCCTGAGTATTATGCATTAACAGAGCTTGTTAAAGAAACTACAGATGCTTTTCACAGAGAGATTCCAGGATCACAG GTGACATTTGATGTGGCTTGGTCTCCAGCATGCATAGATAAAAGGTGCTACAACTACACTGGGATTGCAGATGCCTGTGACTTCTTATTTGTGATGTCGTATGATGAACAGAGTCAGATCTGGACAGACTGTATTGCAAAAGCCAATGCTCCTTACCTGCAGACTTTAGTTG GATATGAAGAGTATATTACTATGGGCATTGATCCTAAGAAGCTTGTGATGGGCGTCCCCTGGTACGGCTATGACTATGTCTGCCAAAACCTATCTAAG gatcATGTTTGTTCCCTTTCCAAAGTACCTTTCCGTGGGGCTCCTTGCAGTGATGCTGCAGGGCGTCAGGTTCCCTACAGAGCAATAATGAAGCAGGTGAACAGTTCTTTTTCAGGGGTGCTGTGGGATGAGGTACAGAAATCTCCATTTTATGAATACAAG GATTCTCTTGGTCACTTCCACCAAGTATGGTATGACGACCCTCACAGCATCTCTCTAAAAGCAGCATATGTGAAGAACAGAGGTTTAAGGGGCATTGGCATGTGGAATGGAAATAGTCTTGACTATTCCAGGGAAGCTGTAGCAGAACAACAAACTGAAGCAATGTGGCAAGCCCTGATACCGTAA